In Strigops habroptila isolate Jane chromosome 4, bStrHab1.2.pri, whole genome shotgun sequence, a single genomic region encodes these proteins:
- the TMEM130 gene encoding transmembrane protein 130 has translation MAPAALVMLLLTCVLLLLGRAAPATEKYGLEITNNGPITTGAQATVHASLSMKNDSVASNLYHFNWIYAPLILIEKSEQQFNSVINVTGEFPGTFPVSVWVTHRNCWLCRPVARNVTVLHITEFITGNLTIAKIEHSRFTTHGSSSSTGAVTRISFCLHDPSHYFKSASFVYNWDFGDGVYQITKQPFVYYNHSTMGNRTAHLKVIAEWEQIGSIIHERETVQKTGDFTTALELLDAVQSINVVGSRETHVMEDLNLSLHINGTPPLALCWLIKAECIPLEGEKCHLVVINGSCYNLSHTFSDAGQYCLSVRVENGVTMLQTYHEIKVWPAGIHPAFFVLLCIVLVSVVLGLVLYTTFRSNTQQKDLVEVADFDFSPLSDKSLSSHSESGCGQICCRSCLPQSSQEVARETHELLHSFYKPVKTYTV, from the exons ATGGCCCCCGCCGCCCTGgtcatgctgctgctgacctgcgtgctgctgctgctcggcCGCGCCGCCCCGGCGACAG AGAAGTATGGTCTGGAGATAACCAACAATGGTCCCATCACAACGGGAGCTCAAGCCACTGTTCACGCCAGTCTAAGTATGAAGAATGACAGTGTCGCATCAAACTTGTATCACTTCAACTGGATTTATGCTCCCCTGATTCTGATAGAGAAATCTGAGCAGCAGTTCAACTCTGTAATTAATGTGACTGGTGAATTTCCTGGGACTTTTCCTGTGTCTGTCTGGGTTACTCACAGAAACTGCTGGTTATGTCGGCCGGTTGCTAGAAATGTCACCGTGCTTCACATCACAG AATTTATCACAGGGAATCTTACCATTGCCAAGATAGAACACAGTAGATTTACCACACATGGTTCTAGTTCTTCCACGGGCGCCGTGACCCGGATTTCCTTCTGTCTTCATGACCCAAGTCATTACTTCAAGTCAGCATCATTTGTCTACAACTGGGATTTTGGAGATGG AGTTTATCAGATCACCAAGCAACCCTTTGTCTACTACAACCACTCTACCATGGGGAATCGCACAGCGCATCTTAAAGTCATAGCTGAATGGGAGCAAATTGGAAGCATCAtacatgaaagagaaacagtGCAGAAAACTGGTGATTTCACTACTGCTCTGGAGCTGTTAG atGCTGTTCAAAGTATTAATGTAGTGGGCTCTAGAGAGACTCACGTAATGGAAGACTTGAATTTGTCTCTTCATATCAATGGCAC CCCACCACTAGCGTTATGCTGGCTTATAAAGGCCGAGTGCATCCCactggaaggggaaaaatgccATCTAGTGGTGATTAATGGCTCCTGCTACAATCTCAGCCATACCTTCAGCGATGCCGGACAGTATTGCCTCAGCGTCAGAGTGGAGAACGGCGTGACGATGCTGCAGACATACCATGAAATCaaagtgtggccagcag GGATCCACCCAGCTTTTTTTGTCCTGCTCTGCATTGTTCTGGTTTCAGTGGTGCTAGGACTGGTGCTGTACACAACCTTCCGAAGTAACACACAACAAAAAGATCTTGTGGAG GTAGCTGACTTCGACTTTTCTCCACTGTCTGATAAAAGCTTGTCTTCTCATTCGGAGTCAGGCTGTGGCCAGATATGTTGCAGATCATGTTTACCTCAGTCGTCACAAGAAGTTGCCAGGGAGACCCATGAACTTCTACATTCTTTTTACAAGCCAGTCAAAACATACACAGTGTGA